The Oryza glaberrima chromosome 9, OglaRS2, whole genome shotgun sequence genome includes a window with the following:
- the LOC127785167 gene encoding protein ACTIVITY OF BC1 COMPLEX KINASE 7, chloroplastic isoform X1: MAMMMADLSFSSSISNVKLQRFRASSNETSLIKRSPVFRAEARSTETEKFGTNGHAIKMVPTTELKRSKSGVRVRPDTVNGSPSGAVNGSTKVAINGSPNAAVNGSMKAVTNGSVNGTSLVKGSNMSALVKTQKRMRPNDDPFEEELKVLPSDEGFSWAKDNYNSWQRSADIWSFVLSFRIRVLFDNAKWAYAGGFSEEKQKVRRRKTASWLREQVLQLGPTFIKLGQLSSTRSDLFPREFVDELAKLQDRVPAFSPEKAKAFIEKEMGCPIEVVYKEFDDRPIAAASLGQVHRAVLHNGERVAVKVQRPGLRKLFDIDLRNLKLVAEYFQSSEAFGGPSRDWIGIYEECSKILYEEIDYINEGKNADRFRRDFRNIKWVRVPLIMWDYTTEKVLTLEYVPGIKINNLTLLDNRGYSRSLIASRSIESYLIQILKTGFFHADPHPGNLAIDTDGSLIYYDFGMMGEIKSFTRERLLSLFYAVYEKDANKVMKALIDLEALQATGDLSPVRRSIQFFLDNLLSQTPDQQQTLAAIGEVVWPYNFLRISFINWDILVNILFFFTLQDLFAISQDQPFRFPSTFTFVIRAFSTLEGIGYILDPDFSFVKVAAPYAQELLDLKQRRTSAPELVREIRKQANSARDSTISMPYRIQRIEDFVGQLESGDLKLRVRVLESERAARKANVLQMATMYTAIGGTLLNVGVTLSSQGNQIVANGSFVGAGIFLALLIRSMQRVKKLDKFETMI; the protein is encoded by the exons ATGGCGATGATGATGGCTGATCTCAGCTTCTCATCATCTATCTCCAATGTGAAGCTCCAAAGGTTCAGGGCATCATCGAATGAGACATCTTTGATTAAGAGATCTCCGGTGTTCCGTGCAGAAGCTCGGTCAACTGAAACTGAGAAATTCGGTACCAATGGCCACGCGATAAAGATGGTCCCGACAACAGAGTTGAAAAGGAGCAAGAGTGGTGTCCGAGTAAGGCCAGACACAGTTAATGGCTCTCCAAGTGGTGCTGTCAATGGCTCAACCAAGGTGGCCATCAATGGTTCTCCTAATGCTGCAGTCAATGGTTCGATGAAAGCGGTAACTAATGGTTCTGTTAATGGGACTAGTTTGGTTAAAGGTAGCAATATGTCTGCTCTAGTGAAGACCCAAAAGCGAATGAGACCCAATGATGATCCCTTTGAAGAGGAGCTGAAGGTTTTGCCCTCTGATGAAGGATTCAGTTGGGCAAAAGATAATTACAACTCGTGGCAGAGGAGTGCAGATATCTGGtcttttgttctttcttttcgAATCCGCGTTCTATTCGACAATGCCAAATGGGCCTACGCAGGTGGATTCTCGGAGGAAAAACAG AAAGTTCGGAGGAGGAAAACTGCTTCATGGTTAAGAGAACAAGTATTGCAGCTTGGCCCAACTTTTATTAAGCTTGGACAGTTATCTTCGACAAGATCTGATCTGTTTCCAAGGGAATTTGTGGATGAACTTGCAAAATTGCAg GATAGAGTACCCGCATTTTCTCCTGAGAAGGCAAAGGCTTTCATAGAGAAAGAAATGGGTTGCCCAATTGAAGTTGTGTACAAGGAATTTGACGATCGTCCGATAGCTGCTGCCAGTCTTGGTCAG GTACATCGTGCAGTGCTTCATAATGGAGAGAGAGTTGCAGTTAAAGTGCAGCGACCAGGGCTCAGAAAACTTTTTGACATTGACCTAA GGAATCTAAAACTAGTAGCTGAGTATTTTCAGAGCAGTGAGGCATTTGGTGGTCCTTCAAGGGATTGGATTGGTATTTATGAGGAATGTTCCAA AATTTTGTATGAAGAAATTGATTACATCAATGAAGGAAAGAATGCTGACAGATTTCGCCGAGATTTCAGAAATATAAAGTGGGTCCGTGTGCCA CTTATCATGTGGGACTACACAACTGAAAAGGTGTTAACCCTCGAGTATGTTCCTG GTATTAAGATAAACAACTTGACTTTGTTGGATAATCGGGGATATAGTCGTTCCCTGATTGCATCTCGTTCAATAGAATCTTATCTTATTCAG ATACTGAAGACCGGTTTCTTCCATGCTGATCCGCATCCTGGAAACCTTGCTATAGACACGGATGGCTCTCTTATATATTATGATTTTGGAATGATGGGTGAAATAAAATCATTCACTCGGGAGAGATTACTTTCCTTGTTTTATGCTGTGTACGAGAAGGATGCAAATAAG GTTATGAAAGCTCTAATTGACCTAGAAGCCCTCCAGGCAACAGGAGACCTTTCACCG GTTAGAAGATCCATACAATTTTTCTTGGACAATCTGCTGAGTCAGACGCCAGACCAACAGCAAACTTTGGCTGCAATTGGAGAGGTTGTCTGGCcttacaattttcttaggattagctttataaactgggatatTTTagttaatatattatttttcttcactTTGCAGGACTTGTTTGCAATATCACAGGATCAACCTTTTCGTTTCCCATCCACATTTACATTTGTCATAAGGGCATTCTCAACTCTTGAAg GGATTGGATATATATTGGATCCAGATTTTTCCTTTGTGAAAGTTGCCGCACCTTATGCACAG GAACTTCTAGACTTGAAACAGAGACGAACAAGTGCACCTGAACTAGTCCGGGAGATAAGAAAGCAAGCAAACAGT GCTCGTGACTCTACCATCTCAATGCCCTACAGAATACAGCGAATTGAGGATTTTGTTGGGCAACTTGAGTCCGGTGATCTGAAACTTAGAGTCAGAGTACTTGAG TCTGAAAGAGCTGCTCGTAAGGCGAATGTACTTCAAATGGCGACCATGTATACAGCCATTGGTGGCACGCTGTTGAACGTTGGGGTCACATTGAGTAGCCAAGGGAACCAAATAGTCGCAAACGGGTCTTTTGTTGGCGCAG GCATATTCTTGGCATTGCTCATAAGATCTATGCAGAGAGTGAAGAAACTCGACAAATTCGAGACAATGATATGA
- the LOC127785167 gene encoding protein ACTIVITY OF BC1 COMPLEX KINASE 7, chloroplastic isoform X2, with the protein MAMMMADLSFSSSISNVKLQRFRASSNETSLIKRSPVFRAEARSTETEKFGTNGHAIKMVPTTELKRSKSGVRVRPDTVNGSPSGAVNGSTKVAINGSPNAAVNGSMKAVTNGSVNGTSLVKGSNMSALVKTQKRMRPNDDPFEEELKVLPSDEGFSWAKDNYNSWQRSADIWSFVLSFRIRVLFDNAKWAYAGGFSEEKQKVRRRKTASWLREQVLQLGPTFIKLGQLSSTRSDLFPREFVDELAKLQDRVPAFSPEKAKAFIEKEMGCPIEVVYKEFDDRPIAAASLGQVHRAVLHNGERVAVKVQRPGLRKLFDIDLRNLKLVAEYFQSSEAFGGPSRDWIGIYEECSKILYEEIDYINEGKNADRFRRDFRNIKWVRVPLIMWDYTTEKVLTLEYVPGIKINNLTLLDNRGYSRSLIASRSIESYLIQILKTGFFHADPHPGNLAIDTDGSLIYYDFGMMGEIKSFTRERLLSLFYAVYEKDANKVMKALIDLEALQATGDLSPVRRSIQFFLDNLLSQTPDQQQTLAAIGEDLFAISQDQPFRFPSTFTFVIRAFSTLEGIGYILDPDFSFVKVAAPYAQELLDLKQRRTSAPELVREIRKQANSARDSTISMPYRIQRIEDFVGQLESGDLKLRVRVLESERAARKANVLQMATMYTAIGGTLLNVGVTLSSQGNQIVANGSFVGAGIFLALLIRSMQRVKKLDKFETMI; encoded by the exons ATGGCGATGATGATGGCTGATCTCAGCTTCTCATCATCTATCTCCAATGTGAAGCTCCAAAGGTTCAGGGCATCATCGAATGAGACATCTTTGATTAAGAGATCTCCGGTGTTCCGTGCAGAAGCTCGGTCAACTGAAACTGAGAAATTCGGTACCAATGGCCACGCGATAAAGATGGTCCCGACAACAGAGTTGAAAAGGAGCAAGAGTGGTGTCCGAGTAAGGCCAGACACAGTTAATGGCTCTCCAAGTGGTGCTGTCAATGGCTCAACCAAGGTGGCCATCAATGGTTCTCCTAATGCTGCAGTCAATGGTTCGATGAAAGCGGTAACTAATGGTTCTGTTAATGGGACTAGTTTGGTTAAAGGTAGCAATATGTCTGCTCTAGTGAAGACCCAAAAGCGAATGAGACCCAATGATGATCCCTTTGAAGAGGAGCTGAAGGTTTTGCCCTCTGATGAAGGATTCAGTTGGGCAAAAGATAATTACAACTCGTGGCAGAGGAGTGCAGATATCTGGtcttttgttctttcttttcgAATCCGCGTTCTATTCGACAATGCCAAATGGGCCTACGCAGGTGGATTCTCGGAGGAAAAACAG AAAGTTCGGAGGAGGAAAACTGCTTCATGGTTAAGAGAACAAGTATTGCAGCTTGGCCCAACTTTTATTAAGCTTGGACAGTTATCTTCGACAAGATCTGATCTGTTTCCAAGGGAATTTGTGGATGAACTTGCAAAATTGCAg GATAGAGTACCCGCATTTTCTCCTGAGAAGGCAAAGGCTTTCATAGAGAAAGAAATGGGTTGCCCAATTGAAGTTGTGTACAAGGAATTTGACGATCGTCCGATAGCTGCTGCCAGTCTTGGTCAG GTACATCGTGCAGTGCTTCATAATGGAGAGAGAGTTGCAGTTAAAGTGCAGCGACCAGGGCTCAGAAAACTTTTTGACATTGACCTAA GGAATCTAAAACTAGTAGCTGAGTATTTTCAGAGCAGTGAGGCATTTGGTGGTCCTTCAAGGGATTGGATTGGTATTTATGAGGAATGTTCCAA AATTTTGTATGAAGAAATTGATTACATCAATGAAGGAAAGAATGCTGACAGATTTCGCCGAGATTTCAGAAATATAAAGTGGGTCCGTGTGCCA CTTATCATGTGGGACTACACAACTGAAAAGGTGTTAACCCTCGAGTATGTTCCTG GTATTAAGATAAACAACTTGACTTTGTTGGATAATCGGGGATATAGTCGTTCCCTGATTGCATCTCGTTCAATAGAATCTTATCTTATTCAG ATACTGAAGACCGGTTTCTTCCATGCTGATCCGCATCCTGGAAACCTTGCTATAGACACGGATGGCTCTCTTATATATTATGATTTTGGAATGATGGGTGAAATAAAATCATTCACTCGGGAGAGATTACTTTCCTTGTTTTATGCTGTGTACGAGAAGGATGCAAATAAG GTTATGAAAGCTCTAATTGACCTAGAAGCCCTCCAGGCAACAGGAGACCTTTCACCG GTTAGAAGATCCATACAATTTTTCTTGGACAATCTGCTGAGTCAGACGCCAGACCAACAGCAAACTTTGGCTGCAATTGGAGAG GACTTGTTTGCAATATCACAGGATCAACCTTTTCGTTTCCCATCCACATTTACATTTGTCATAAGGGCATTCTCAACTCTTGAAg GGATTGGATATATATTGGATCCAGATTTTTCCTTTGTGAAAGTTGCCGCACCTTATGCACAG GAACTTCTAGACTTGAAACAGAGACGAACAAGTGCACCTGAACTAGTCCGGGAGATAAGAAAGCAAGCAAACAGT GCTCGTGACTCTACCATCTCAATGCCCTACAGAATACAGCGAATTGAGGATTTTGTTGGGCAACTTGAGTCCGGTGATCTGAAACTTAGAGTCAGAGTACTTGAG TCTGAAAGAGCTGCTCGTAAGGCGAATGTACTTCAAATGGCGACCATGTATACAGCCATTGGTGGCACGCTGTTGAACGTTGGGGTCACATTGAGTAGCCAAGGGAACCAAATAGTCGCAAACGGGTCTTTTGTTGGCGCAG GCATATTCTTGGCATTGCTCATAAGATCTATGCAGAGAGTGAAGAAACTCGACAAATTCGAGACAATGATATGA